In the Thermococcus sp. MAR1 genome, one interval contains:
- the hpkA gene encoding archaeal histone HpkA: protein MAELPIAPIDRLIRKAGAERVSEEAAKILAEYLEEYAIEVGRKSVEYARHAGRKTVKAEDIKLAIKA from the coding sequence ATGGCTGAGTTGCCGATTGCCCCGATTGACAGGCTTATAAGGAAGGCCGGCGCTGAGAGGGTCAGCGAGGAGGCCGCCAAGATCCTCGCCGAGTACCTCGAAGAGTACGCCATTGAGGTCGGCAGGAAGTCCGTGGAGTACGCCAGGCACGCCGGCAGAAAGACCGTCAAGGCCGAGGACATCAAGCTTGCCATCAAGGCCTGA
- the dnaG gene encoding DNA primase DnaG → MKRKKTVLHHILAEKQKFEKRKEGGGMSAKDEFGTTKYVIYAEFEANGIVERPDVVGAIFGQTEGLLGDDLDLRELQKTGRIGRIRVEVHTKAGKTYGTITVPSSLDRVETAILAAALETIDRVGPAEAKIKVLRIEDVRATKRKYIIERAKEILESLMEQEIPETQELTEEVKKAVRAKELIEYGPEKLPAGPHVPFSDSIIVVEGRADVLNLLKHGIKNAIAVEGTSVPETIIKLSKERIVTAFTDGDRGGELILKELLQVADVDYVARAPEGKEVEELTKKEIVKSLRSKVPAEQVITEIFYKGRNFYDVIKEKEKAKAREEKREVKPPTPAPPVVKAEERKPQPEPRREERIIKPIQQPKPSELDEFGQFIEKVKASKESMALLLDKDKNIIAEIPVRELTNQLKERKDVYAVVFNGVITQRLIDTVSESGVKYLVGARKYNVVRRPINLKIVTFAE, encoded by the coding sequence ATGAAGAGGAAAAAGACAGTGCTTCACCACATTTTGGCTGAAAAGCAGAAGTTTGAAAAACGGAAAGAGGGTGGTGGTATGTCAGCCAAAGACGAGTTTGGAACCACAAAGTACGTGATATATGCGGAGTTTGAAGCGAACGGAATTGTTGAAAGGCCCGACGTCGTCGGTGCTATTTTTGGTCAAACTGAGGGCCTTCTGGGTGACGATCTCGATTTAAGGGAACTTCAGAAAACTGGAAGGATTGGAAGGATAAGGGTTGAAGTTCACACGAAGGCTGGAAAGACCTACGGAACGATAACCGTTCCTTCGAGCCTTGACAGGGTTGAGACCGCCATCCTGGCGGCTGCTCTCGAAACCATCGACCGCGTTGGCCCGGCCGAGGCCAAGATAAAGGTTCTCCGCATCGAAGACGTCAGGGCGACCAAGAGGAAGTACATAATCGAAAGGGCCAAGGAGATACTCGAGAGCCTCATGGAGCAGGAAATACCGGAAACCCAGGAACTTACCGAGGAGGTTAAGAAGGCCGTCCGTGCCAAGGAACTCATAGAGTACGGCCCCGAGAAGCTCCCAGCCGGACCCCATGTGCCGTTCTCTGACTCAATCATCGTCGTTGAGGGTAGGGCTGATGTTCTCAACCTGCTCAAGCACGGCATAAAGAACGCGATAGCCGTGGAGGGCACCTCCGTTCCGGAGACCATAATAAAGCTCAGCAAGGAGAGGATCGTCACGGCCTTCACCGACGGTGACCGCGGAGGTGAGCTCATACTCAAGGAGCTTCTCCAGGTGGCGGATGTTGACTACGTAGCAAGGGCACCGGAGGGCAAGGAAGTCGAGGAGCTGACCAAGAAGGAGATAGTCAAGTCCCTCAGGAGCAAGGTTCCGGCCGAGCAGGTCATAACGGAGATATTCTACAAGGGCAGGAACTTCTACGACGTCATAAAGGAAAAGGAGAAGGCAAAGGCCAGGGAGGAGAAGAGAGAGGTTAAGCCTCCTACTCCAGCTCCACCGGTCGTAAAGGCCGAGGAGAGGAAACCCCAGCCGGAGCCCAGGAGGGAGGAACGCATAATAAAACCCATCCAGCAGCCGAAGCCGAGCGAGCTTGACGAATTCGGCCAGTTCATAGAGAAGGTCAAGGCCTCCAAGGAGTCAATGGCGCTCCTTCTTGACAAAGACAAGAACATCATTGCAGAGATCCCCGTTAGGGAACTCACAAATCAGCTCAAGGAGCGCAAGGACGTCTACGCGGTGGTCTTCAACGGCGTCATAACTCAGAGGCTCATAGACACCGTGAGCGAGAGCGGTGTCAAGTACCTCGTTGGAGCCAGAAAGTACAACGTTGTCAGGCGCCCAATAAACCTCAAGATAGTTACCTTCGCGGAGTGA
- a CDS encoding TIGR04013 family B12-binding domain/radical SAM domain-containing protein — protein sequence MPEIAVRMTKRNHNAFVHLLGALESQGFDLGELLITKDFSEILKARPKVVLYSFFTEEIWGGLPQEIQILKERGALLIAGGYHAIAMPKHTLNQLGFDIAVIGEGEEVLYRLLTVLKKNGYRITKELLNITGLAFYINGEFVFTGFAKVEDFWRFPPYPESVRLISPIEITRGCPFGCYYCQTPYIKGLRMRHRPIDQVVKYSRRMRDMRYITPNAFAYGSPGAILKLNKLKALLKALQPLRKEGRRLYYGTFPSEVRPEFVLPETLELLLDYADNRRLAIGAQSGDDAMLRAMHRIHRVEHVKQAVEYMLEYGFEPVVDFIVGLPNESEESQRKSIELMRWIMRKGGKVRAHYFMPLPGTPWAKCKPSPLSDEMKKFLGRMAARGKIEGSWGMQVELSRKLRKLMDEFYEEPMSHTVPVRNVC from the coding sequence ATGCCTGAGATAGCCGTCCGAATGACCAAGCGCAACCACAACGCCTTCGTCCATCTCCTCGGCGCCCTGGAGAGTCAGGGCTTTGACCTTGGAGAACTGTTAATAACGAAGGACTTCAGCGAGATTCTGAAGGCACGGCCGAAAGTTGTCCTCTACTCGTTCTTCACTGAAGAGATATGGGGAGGTCTTCCCCAGGAAATCCAGATTCTCAAGGAAAGAGGTGCGCTATTAATAGCCGGCGGCTATCACGCCATAGCGATGCCCAAGCATACCCTTAACCAGCTCGGCTTTGATATCGCCGTTATAGGAGAGGGGGAAGAGGTTCTTTACCGGCTCCTCACCGTTCTGAAAAAGAATGGGTACCGAATCACTAAGGAGCTCCTCAACATTACTGGTCTTGCTTTCTACATCAACGGCGAGTTCGTCTTTACGGGCTTTGCGAAGGTTGAGGACTTCTGGCGCTTTCCGCCGTATCCCGAGAGCGTTCGCTTGATATCCCCCATCGAGATAACGAGAGGCTGCCCCTTCGGCTGCTACTATTGTCAGACCCCATACATCAAGGGGCTAAGGATGAGGCACAGGCCAATAGACCAGGTAGTCAAGTATTCCCGCAGGATGAGGGATATGCGTTACATAACGCCGAACGCCTTCGCCTACGGTTCGCCCGGTGCAATACTCAAGCTCAACAAGCTCAAGGCCCTTCTCAAGGCCCTTCAGCCCCTCCGAAAAGAGGGCAGAAGGCTCTACTACGGGACATTTCCGAGCGAGGTTAGGCCCGAGTTCGTCCTTCCTGAGACCCTGGAGCTCCTTCTCGACTACGCCGACAACAGAAGGCTGGCGATAGGCGCCCAGAGCGGAGACGATGCGATGCTCAGGGCCATGCACAGGATTCACAGGGTCGAGCACGTTAAGCAAGCGGTCGAGTACATGCTCGAGTACGGCTTCGAGCCGGTCGTCGATTTCATCGTCGGCCTTCCAAACGAGAGCGAGGAGAGCCAGCGCAAAAGCATAGAGCTGATGAGGTGGATCATGCGAAAGGGTGGGAAGGTGAGGGCCCACTACTTCATGCCGCTCCCTGGAACTCCCTGGGCAAAATGTAAACCCTCCCCACTGAGCGACGAGATGAAGAAGTTCCTCGGCAGGATGGCGGCTAGGGGGAAGATAGAGGGCTCGTGGGGGATGCAGGTTGAACTCTCCAGAAAACTCCGGAAACTTATGGACGAGTTCTACGAGGAGCCGATGAGCCACACGGTGCCCGTGCGTAACGTCTGCTGA
- the rpl12p gene encoding 50S ribosomal protein P1, producing MEYVYAALLLHAAGKEITEENIKAILEAAGVSPDEARIKALVAALEGVNIDEVIEKAAMPVAAPVAVAAAPAAEAPAEAAEEEEEEEEEASEEEALAGLGALFG from the coding sequence ATGGAGTACGTGTATGCCGCTCTGCTGCTCCACGCCGCTGGTAAGGAGATAACCGAGGAGAACATCAAGGCCATCCTTGAGGCCGCTGGTGTTAGCCCGGACGAGGCCAGGATAAAGGCCCTCGTTGCCGCCCTTGAGGGCGTCAACATCGACGAGGTCATCGAGAAGGCCGCCATGCCGGTTGCAGCTCCGGTGGCAGTTGCCGCTGCTCCGGCTGCCGAGGCTCCGGCCGAGGCCGCTGAGGAAGAGGAGGAAGAGGAAGAGGAGGCCAGCGAGGAAGAGGCCCTCGCCGGTCTCGGCGCCCTCTTCGGCTGA
- a CDS encoding 50S ribosomal protein L10 — MAHVAEWKKKEVEELANIIKSYPVIALVDVANVPAYPLSKMREKLRGKALLRVSRNTLIELAIKRAAQELNNPDLEKLIDHIQGGAGILATEMNPFKLYKLLEESKTPAPAKPGVAVPKDVVIPAGPTSISPGPLVGEMQALGIPARIEKGKVSIQKDYTVLKAGEVITDQLARILNALGIEPLEVGLNLLAAYEDGIVYTPEVLAIDESEYINLLQQAYMHAFNLSVNTAYPTSQTIEAIIQKAFLGAKNVAVEAGYITPETVEEVFGRALRAVLLIAQELPEELLDEKTKELLNQQAQIAVAAPQPEEKVEEAEEEEEEEEEASEEDALAGLGALFG; from the coding sequence ATGGCCCACGTAGCCGAGTGGAAGAAGAAGGAAGTTGAAGAGCTCGCCAACATCATCAAGAGCTACCCAGTGATAGCGCTCGTTGACGTCGCCAACGTTCCAGCCTACCCGCTCAGCAAGATGCGTGAGAAGCTCAGAGGCAAGGCGCTCCTCAGGGTCAGCAGGAACACCCTCATAGAGCTCGCTATAAAGAGGGCCGCCCAGGAGCTCAACAACCCGGACCTCGAGAAGCTCATTGACCACATCCAGGGCGGAGCAGGAATCCTCGCCACCGAGATGAACCCCTTCAAGCTCTACAAGCTCCTTGAGGAGAGCAAGACGCCGGCCCCAGCGAAGCCAGGCGTTGCGGTTCCCAAGGACGTCGTGATCCCAGCCGGTCCGACCTCAATCTCACCGGGCCCGCTCGTCGGTGAGATGCAGGCTCTTGGCATACCCGCGAGAATCGAGAAGGGTAAGGTCAGCATCCAGAAGGACTACACCGTCCTCAAGGCAGGTGAAGTCATAACCGACCAACTCGCGAGAATCCTCAATGCGCTCGGAATCGAGCCGCTCGAGGTCGGCCTCAATCTGCTCGCGGCCTACGAGGACGGAATCGTCTACACCCCCGAAGTCCTAGCGATCGACGAGAGCGAGTACATAAACCTGCTCCAGCAGGCCTACATGCACGCGTTCAACCTGTCAGTCAACACCGCCTATCCGACGAGCCAGACCATCGAGGCGATCATCCAGAAGGCGTTCCTTGGCGCCAAGAACGTTGCAGTCGAGGCTGGCTACATTACACCCGAGACCGTCGAGGAGGTCTTTGGCAGGGCTCTGCGTGCAGTATTGCTCATAGCTCAAGAGCTGCCAGAGGAGCTGCTTGACGAGAAGACCAAAGAGCTTTTAAACCAACAGGCACAAATAGCCGTTGCCGCTCCTCAGCCGGAGGAAAAAGTTGAGGAGGCTGAGGAGGAAGAAGAGGAAGAGGAGGAGGCCTCCGAGGAGGACGCGCTCGCCGGACTGGGCGCGCTCTTCGGCTGA
- the malP gene encoding maltodextrin phosphorylase, giving the protein MVEVFSTQDVIREKLPHPLKDLAELAYNYWWSWNRRATKLWEYIDPELWMEHKNPVKLLLDVPEKRFRELLKDDDFMNLYDLVTEQFEDYMNPSSTWFSTNYPKWDKPIVYLCMEYGISRSLPIYSGGLGILAGDHVKTASDLGLPFIAIGLLYKHGYFRQEIGRDGRQREVFPEYKPEEMPIKPVLGKDGKPLLVEVPVEDRIIYARAFEVTVGRVKIYLLDTDVPENGADDRTICDYLYNAEIDKRIKQEILLGIGGMRLLKALGIEPGVVHLNEGHPAFANLQRMAWYMEEGLTFTEALSIVRGTTVFTTHTPVPAGHDRFPIEEVRKRLTKFLEGREELLELGREGDQLNMTLLAIRTSSYVNGVSKLHAEVSKRMWKDLWPDVPIDEIPIEGITNGIHTMTWVHNEMRKLFDRYLGKIWREHTNLEGLWYAVEMIPAEELWEAHLEAKRQFIEFLRRKVMRRNERLGTDDPLPDMDENALIIGFARRFATYKRATLLFTDLERLKRILNDPERPVYLVFGGKAHPMDEAGKEFLRRVYEVSQMPEFRGKIFVMENYDMGSARLMVAGVDVWLNTPRRPMEASGTSGMKAGLNGVLNASIYDGWWVEGYNGKNGWVVGEETTEPETESDDVKDAQALYDLLEREIIPTYYGNRERWIYMMKESIKSIAPRFSTHRMVKEYVGRFYAKAMSNHIWLTRENYRGTKEIASWKDRVTASWDNVVIEDLQIREDRNGFDVTVYLDGLAPEDVRVELYYGVKAEGYHVEKPYIIELRHPKELGGNRWLYTYEGTALRHLGDPCWHYALRVYPHHEKLPHRFLLGLVKWRGFS; this is encoded by the coding sequence ATGGTTGAGGTTTTCAGTACCCAGGATGTAATCAGGGAGAAGCTTCCCCATCCATTGAAGGATCTGGCGGAGCTGGCTTACAACTACTGGTGGAGCTGGAACAGAAGGGCAACAAAGCTCTGGGAGTACATAGACCCGGAGCTTTGGATGGAGCACAAGAACCCGGTCAAGCTTCTTCTTGATGTTCCTGAGAAGAGATTCCGCGAGCTTCTCAAGGATGACGATTTTATGAACCTCTACGACCTTGTCACAGAGCAGTTCGAGGACTATATGAACCCATCATCGACCTGGTTCTCTACCAACTATCCCAAGTGGGACAAACCGATAGTGTACCTGTGCATGGAGTACGGCATAAGCAGGAGCCTGCCCATCTATTCTGGCGGCCTTGGAATTCTCGCCGGCGACCACGTGAAGACCGCGAGCGACCTTGGTTTGCCGTTCATAGCTATAGGCCTCCTCTACAAGCACGGCTATTTCAGGCAGGAGATAGGAAGGGACGGAAGGCAGAGGGAGGTTTTTCCGGAATACAAACCCGAGGAAATGCCTATCAAGCCAGTCCTTGGCAAGGACGGAAAGCCCCTACTGGTGGAGGTCCCGGTGGAGGACAGAATCATCTACGCGAGGGCCTTTGAGGTCACGGTTGGCAGGGTGAAGATATACCTCCTCGATACTGATGTGCCTGAGAACGGCGCCGACGACAGAACGATATGTGACTACCTCTACAACGCGGAGATAGACAAGAGGATAAAGCAGGAGATACTCCTGGGAATCGGTGGAATGAGACTGCTTAAAGCCCTCGGAATAGAGCCCGGCGTGGTTCACCTCAACGAGGGACACCCTGCCTTTGCGAACCTCCAGAGAATGGCCTGGTACATGGAGGAGGGCCTTACCTTTACCGAGGCCCTCAGCATAGTGAGGGGCACGACGGTTTTCACCACCCACACCCCGGTTCCGGCCGGCCACGACAGGTTTCCGATAGAGGAGGTCAGGAAGCGCCTTACTAAGTTCCTTGAGGGCAGGGAAGAACTGCTGGAGCTCGGGAGAGAGGGCGACCAGCTCAACATGACCCTGCTCGCGATAAGAACGTCGAGCTACGTCAACGGCGTAAGCAAACTTCATGCCGAGGTAAGCAAGCGTATGTGGAAGGACCTCTGGCCCGACGTTCCCATAGACGAAATACCAATCGAGGGCATCACCAATGGAATCCATACCATGACGTGGGTTCACAACGAGATGAGAAAGCTCTTTGACCGCTATCTTGGCAAAATCTGGCGCGAACACACCAATCTAGAAGGCCTCTGGTACGCCGTTGAGATGATTCCCGCTGAGGAGCTTTGGGAAGCACACCTAGAAGCCAAGAGGCAGTTCATAGAGTTCCTCCGGAGAAAAGTCATGAGGCGGAACGAACGCCTTGGAACAGACGACCCCCTACCGGACATGGACGAGAACGCACTCATAATAGGCTTTGCCAGGCGCTTCGCAACATACAAGCGCGCAACCCTTCTATTCACGGATCTTGAGCGGTTGAAGAGGATACTCAACGATCCCGAGAGACCCGTTTACCTTGTCTTCGGTGGAAAGGCCCATCCGATGGACGAGGCTGGAAAAGAGTTCCTCAGGAGGGTTTACGAGGTCAGTCAGATGCCCGAATTCAGGGGCAAGATATTCGTGATGGAGAACTACGACATGGGCAGTGCCAGGCTCATGGTTGCCGGCGTTGACGTCTGGCTCAACACGCCGCGCAGGCCGATGGAGGCCAGCGGAACGAGCGGCATGAAGGCAGGACTAAACGGCGTTCTCAACGCGAGCATCTACGACGGCTGGTGGGTCGAAGGCTACAACGGCAAGAACGGCTGGGTCGTTGGCGAGGAGACAACTGAGCCTGAAACCGAGTCGGACGATGTGAAGGATGCACAGGCCCTCTACGACCTCTTGGAGAGGGAGATAATCCCGACCTACTACGGCAACAGGGAGAGATGGATATACATGATGAAGGAGAGCATCAAGAGCATAGCGCCGCGCTTCAGCACCCACAGGATGGTCAAGGAGTACGTCGGCAGGTTCTACGCGAAGGCTATGAGCAACCACATCTGGCTGACAAGGGAGAACTACAGGGGAACCAAGGAAATAGCCTCTTGGAAGGATCGCGTCACGGCGTCGTGGGACAACGTGGTGATAGAAGACCTCCAGATCAGGGAAGACAGGAACGGCTTTGATGTCACCGTGTACCTCGACGGGCTTGCACCGGAGGATGTGAGGGTCGAGCTCTACTATGGAGTCAAAGCTGAGGGCTACCACGTGGAGAAGCCCTACATCATTGAGCTGAGGCACCCAAAGGAGCTCGGTGGGAACCGGTGGCTTTACACTTACGAGGGAACTGCCCTGAGGCATCTTGGTGACCCCTGCTGGCACTATGCACTCCGTGTTTACCCGCACCACGAGAAGCTGCCCCACAGGTTCCTGCTTGGACTGGTTAAGTGGAGGGGCTTCAGCTGA
- a CDS encoding sodium-dependent transporter produces the protein MNEIKKWTLYMMFLVAGFATGIGTLGLFPQFWLKYGLTGLVVHVLFLALFTYVAVLETETVMKSGYYFVEIYHKLFRRRAMIVSILVAVIIFLSYYTANTMLSILAPLLGTGTVGRLVAKVLMFALIFVVLTRAKEKSFAIMAVGSLVFVVAVAVTAVAFKTQIPENATFLGMAKHMLVARTSLSLDLIRDAAMRAAYGVGLGFAFYLMLGSFLNERFNPRLIIGTGILLQFFVSILSTVIVVYAIAPSTPDRLLTYVYGGDEGAIALMGDLPIILKEYQVLLFLIAISVFFAGLTSLLPTAEVGLQIIESMFKMGRNRATTYLLGASLAVGVIDAAPAIADMALKAVTVSIFFTSIFELWPVLNSKEKSPAIMGASVLATLLFVVGGIYALIMTFRAGGVYLLSGILAVLIVGFGFLGDRLLPAREEA, from the coding sequence ATGAACGAGATCAAAAAGTGGACTCTCTACATGATGTTCCTGGTAGCTGGTTTCGCTACGGGAATAGGGACCTTGGGTCTGTTTCCCCAGTTCTGGCTTAAATATGGGCTCACTGGCCTTGTAGTTCACGTGCTGTTCCTGGCGCTCTTCACGTATGTGGCGGTGCTTGAGACAGAAACCGTCATGAAGTCCGGCTACTACTTTGTCGAAATCTACCACAAGCTCTTCCGAAGAAGGGCCATGATAGTCTCGATCTTGGTCGCAGTGATCATTTTCCTCTCGTACTACACCGCAAACACCATGCTCAGCATCCTGGCCCCTCTGCTCGGAACCGGAACAGTTGGCAGGCTTGTTGCAAAAGTACTAATGTTTGCATTGATCTTCGTGGTTCTTACCAGGGCCAAGGAGAAGTCCTTCGCGATAATGGCCGTTGGCTCTCTGGTTTTCGTTGTTGCGGTTGCTGTAACCGCGGTGGCGTTTAAGACCCAGATTCCTGAAAACGCCACTTTCCTTGGAATGGCAAAGCACATGCTCGTTGCAAGAACCTCGTTAAGCCTGGATCTGATCAGAGACGCCGCGATGAGGGCTGCCTATGGAGTTGGTCTTGGATTTGCGTTTTACCTGATGCTTGGAAGCTTCCTTAACGAGAGATTCAACCCCAGGTTGATCATTGGCACCGGAATACTGCTTCAGTTCTTCGTCAGCATTCTCTCGACTGTCATAGTGGTCTATGCCATTGCTCCGTCGACTCCCGACAGACTTCTAACGTATGTTTACGGTGGAGACGAGGGGGCGATTGCCCTCATGGGAGACCTGCCCATCATTCTCAAGGAATATCAGGTTCTCCTGTTCCTGATAGCCATCTCAGTTTTCTTCGCCGGCCTCACGAGTCTCCTTCCAACGGCGGAGGTAGGGCTTCAGATAATCGAGTCAATGTTCAAGATGGGAAGAAACAGGGCAACAACGTACCTTTTGGGGGCTTCTCTGGCCGTTGGGGTCATCGATGCCGCGCCGGCAATCGCGGACATGGCCTTGAAGGCCGTAACCGTCTCAATATTCTTCACTTCAATCTTTGAACTCTGGCCGGTGCTGAATTCAAAGGAAAAGAGCCCAGCAATCATGGGGGCAAGTGTCCTCGCGACGCTGCTCTTCGTGGTGGGTGGCATCTACGCATTGATAATGACCTTCAGAGCCGGAGGAGTTTACCTGCTCTCGGGAATACTGGCGGTGCTCATTGTGGGCTTTGGGTTCCTCGGCGACAGACTGCTTCCGGCTCGGGAGGAGGCCTGA
- a CDS encoding glutamate--tRNA ligase → MNVEELILKYALINAYTHKGKANAKAVIGKVLGENPELRPKAKEIIPLVNEIVERVNGMDLGEQETKLREIYPEFFEEKKVKKEEKKGLPPLPKAEKGKVVTRFAPNPDGAFHLGNARAAILSHEYARLYGGKFILRFDDTDPKVKRPEPIFYDWIIEDLEWLGFKIDEIHIASDRLEIYYDYAERLIKGGKAYVCTCPPEKFRELRDKGIACPHREEPVEVQLERWRKMLNGEYKEGEAVVRIKTDLSHPNPAVRDWPALRIIDNPDHPRVGDKYRVWPLYNFASAIDDYELGVTHIFRGQEHAENETRQRYIYDYFGWEYPVTVHHGRLSIEGVILSKSKTRRGIQEGKYLGWDDPRLGTIRALKRRGIRPEAIRQLIIEVGLKRSDTTISWDNLAAINRHIVEPIANRYFFVADPIPMYIEGYDEEFIAEIPLHPDHPERGTRKLKFRPGEPVYVSRDDMELFKPGNFVRLKDLFNVEIVEASEDGIRAKFHSVEYEVAKEHRWRMVHWVTEGKPCEVLVPEGDELIVRKGILESDADVKVDDIVQFERFGFVRIDEVGEKVVAIFAHK, encoded by the coding sequence ATGAACGTGGAGGAGCTTATACTGAAGTACGCGCTCATAAACGCTTACACCCACAAGGGGAAGGCAAACGCCAAGGCCGTTATCGGAAAGGTTCTGGGTGAGAATCCCGAATTGAGACCCAAGGCGAAGGAGATAATCCCCCTCGTCAACGAAATCGTTGAGAGAGTCAACGGTATGGACCTCGGAGAGCAGGAGACCAAGCTGAGGGAGATTTATCCAGAGTTCTTCGAAGAGAAAAAGGTCAAAAAGGAGGAGAAGAAGGGTCTGCCACCCCTTCCAAAGGCGGAGAAGGGAAAGGTCGTTACCCGCTTCGCTCCCAATCCCGATGGAGCCTTCCACCTTGGAAACGCGAGGGCAGCCATCCTGAGCCACGAGTACGCGAGGCTCTACGGTGGGAAGTTCATCCTTCGCTTTGACGACACTGACCCGAAGGTCAAGAGGCCCGAGCCTATCTTCTACGACTGGATAATCGAGGACCTCGAATGGCTCGGCTTCAAGATAGACGAGATACACATCGCCAGCGACAGGCTGGAGATATACTACGACTACGCTGAGAGGCTCATAAAGGGAGGAAAAGCCTACGTCTGCACCTGCCCGCCTGAGAAGTTCCGCGAGCTTCGCGACAAGGGCATCGCCTGCCCCCACAGGGAGGAGCCGGTTGAGGTTCAGCTGGAGCGCTGGAGGAAGATGCTGAACGGCGAGTATAAGGAAGGAGAGGCTGTGGTAAGAATAAAGACCGACCTGAGCCATCCAAATCCCGCTGTCAGGGACTGGCCGGCGCTGAGGATAATCGACAACCCCGACCACCCGCGCGTTGGGGACAAATACCGCGTCTGGCCCCTCTACAACTTCGCCTCGGCCATAGACGACTACGAGCTCGGCGTCACTCACATCTTCCGCGGCCAGGAACATGCTGAAAACGAGACGAGGCAACGCTACATCTACGACTATTTTGGCTGGGAGTACCCGGTTACAGTCCATCACGGAAGGCTCAGCATAGAGGGAGTAATCCTCAGCAAGTCCAAGACGAGGAGGGGAATCCAGGAAGGAAAATACCTCGGCTGGGACGACCCCAGGCTCGGAACCATCAGGGCCCTCAAGAGGCGCGGCATAAGGCCGGAGGCAATAAGGCAGCTCATCATCGAGGTCGGTCTCAAGCGGAGCGACACTACGATAAGCTGGGACAACCTTGCTGCGATAAACAGGCACATCGTAGAACCGATAGCCAACAGGTACTTCTTCGTTGCCGATCCGATACCCATGTACATAGAGGGCTATGATGAAGAGTTCATAGCGGAGATACCGCTCCACCCTGACCACCCAGAGAGGGGAACAAGAAAGCTCAAGTTCAGGCCGGGAGAGCCTGTTTACGTCTCAAGGGACGATATGGAGCTCTTCAAGCCGGGCAACTTCGTCCGCCTGAAGGACCTCTTCAACGTCGAGATAGTCGAGGCGAGCGAAGATGGAATCAGGGCAAAGTTCCACAGCGTCGAGTACGAGGTGGCCAAGGAACATCGCTGGAGGATGGTCCACTGGGTGACCGAAGGAAAGCCCTGCGAGGTTCTCGTGCCGGAAGGGGACGAGCTGATTGTCAGGAAGGGCATTCTGGAGAGCGATGCGGACGTTAAGGTTGATGATATCGTCCAGTTCGAGCGCTTCGGCTTCGTAAGAATCGACGAGGTTGGGGAGAAGGTCGTGGCGATATTCGCCCACAAATGA
- the dcd gene encoding dCTP deaminase codes for MMLPDWKIRKEILIEPFSEKSLQSAGYDLRVGREAYINGELIDVEEAGRVAIPPKTYALILTLERIKLPDDVMGDMKLRSSLAREGLLGSFAWVDPGWDGNLTLGIYNASDEPVELAYGERFVQIAFIRLEGPAKSPYRGNYQGSQHLAFSKRKSK; via the coding sequence ATGATGCTCCCGGACTGGAAAATCAGAAAGGAAATTCTAATCGAGCCATTCAGCGAGAAGTCCCTCCAGTCAGCAGGCTACGACCTGCGCGTTGGGAGGGAGGCGTACATAAATGGAGAACTGATAGACGTTGAAGAGGCCGGTAGAGTTGCAATCCCCCCCAAGACGTATGCGCTCATCCTGACCCTTGAGAGGATTAAACTCCCCGACGATGTGATGGGCGACATGAAGCTCAGGAGCAGTCTTGCAAGGGAAGGCCTCCTCGGCTCTTTTGCGTGGGTTGATCCAGGCTGGGACGGCAATCTTACCCTCGGAATCTACAACGCATCAGACGAACCGGTTGAGCTCGCCTACGGAGAGCGCTTCGTACAGATAGCCTTCATAAGGCTGGAGGGGCCTGCAAAAAGTCCCTACCGCGGAAACTACCAGGGGAGCCAGCACCTCGCATTCTCAAAGAGGAAGTCGAAATAA
- a CDS encoding toprim domain-containing protein, protein MYAENYKRFLELIDKLREFEGALIVEGPRDEVALRNLGVRAEIIRLSRLPLTEVALIASSHKEVMILTDFDRKGEELARKLLRYLEGYPCRVDSETRRELKRIAKKDIKGIEDLYGLYLKVVSVSDPLLEGIR, encoded by the coding sequence ATGTACGCCGAAAACTATAAAAGATTCCTGGAGCTTATAGATAAACTGCGAGAGTTTGAGGGAGCCCTCATCGTGGAGGGCCCGCGAGACGAGGTGGCTCTGAGGAATCTGGGGGTCAGGGCGGAGATAATAAGGCTCTCCCGCCTACCTTTAACGGAAGTTGCGCTCATCGCGTCATCCCATAAAGAGGTCATGATACTTACGGACTTCGACAGAAAGGGCGAAGAGCTCGCAAGGAAGCTCCTCCGGTATCTGGAGGGCTATCCCTGCAGGGTTGATTCAGAGACGCGCAGGGAGCTCAAGAGAATAGCAAAGAAGGACATCAAAGGAATCGAGGACCTCTACGGTCTTTACCTTAAGGTCGTCTCCGTTTCTGACCCCCTGTTGGAGGGGATTCGATGA